One Punica granatum isolate Tunisia-2019 chromosome 3, ASM765513v2, whole genome shotgun sequence genomic window carries:
- the LOC116198460 gene encoding uncharacterized protein LOC116198460, whose translation MEGACFEDDERLIQMVQDFIESDSSSSLSSSANSNGSFFPSSSSDDHDGGHRSKYSALRDILERAETGAEAEVLASVMKLMRRRTRRKGLSCRDHASTSTALKKWLVLGLQMDGYLASLCQTSWVTSLGCPGGDYEYIDVLIPEGRNEREHSCRLIVDIDFKSQFEVARPTRTYEVLTDILPAVFVGTESKLNGVISILCSAAKQSLRDRGLHVPPWRTAVYMQSKWLSPVSCSRSLPGVATPPATYFVEDDNDSKAMKSKMMWAGRPPLPPSKGAVGVKGKRGELRNGSALSSQFSNMSINCC comes from the exons ATGGAGGGTGCTTGCTTTGAAGATGATGAGAGACTGATTCAAATGGTGCAAGACTTCATTGAATCAGACTCGTCATCATCACTCTCATCATCTGCTAATTCTAATGGCTCTTTCTTCCCTTCATCCTCCTCCGATGATCACGACGGCGGCCACCGCTCCAAGTACTCAGCCTTGAGG GACATACTGGAGAGGGCAGAGACCGGAGCAGAGGCCGAGGTTCTTGCCAGTGTCATGAAGCTCATGAGGAGGAGGACGAGGAGGAAGGGATTGAGCTGCAGGGACCATGCCAGCACCAGCACCGCCCTGAAGAAGTGGCTTGTCCTCGGCCTTCAGATGGATGGCTACCTCGCCTCCCTGTGCCAAACCTCTTGGGTCACCTCCCTCGGCTGCCCCGGCGGCGATTACGAGTACATCGACGTCCTGATTCCAGAAGGTCGGAATGAACGAGAGCATAGCTGCAGACTGATTGTGGACATCGACTTCAAGTCCCAGTTTGAGGTCGCGAGGCCAACGCGGACATACGAGGTGCTCACGGACATACTCCCGGCGGTGTTCGTAGGGACCGAGTCCAAactcaacggggtaatctcaaTCCTGTGCTCCGCTGCCAAGCAGTCCCTAAGGGATAGGGGCCTCCACGTACCGCCATGGAGGACCGCCGTTTACATGCAGTCCAAGTGGCTCTCGCCGGTCAGCTGCAGCCGGTCACTTCCGGGGGTGGCCACACCACCGGCCACGTACTTCGTCGAAGATGATAATGATAGCAAAGCAATGAAGAGCAAGATGATGTGGGCAGGTcgtcctcctcttcctcctagTAAGGGTGCTGTTGGGGTGAAGGGGAAGAGGGGGGAGTTGAGGAATGGGTCTGCTCTGTCTTCTCAGTTCTCTAACATGAGCATCAATTGCTgctaa
- the LOC116198577 gene encoding probable Histone-lysine N-methyltransferase ATXR5: MTKTKKLLRSNSGRISTHSTMRLELAKPEGLDSNFAKAEFLTPCMMLPSSVPRKRYKKIEEILAVAKYAVVERADYSDVSCEECGSGDRPDELLLCDKCDKGFHMNCLRPIVVRVPIGSWLCPSCCGQRRVRRFSQKKIFDFFRIQKCSDAMDSYLSPQDSRKRRRRWAPPVFQKKRRRLLPFIPHEDHAQRLKEMSSLASALTALQMEFSDDLHYLPGLAPRSANQAKFEIGGMQVLSKEDMETLEHCRAMCKRGMCPPLIVRFDPCEGFTVEADAPIKDMTLITEYAGDVDFLENRKTDDCDSIMTLLLASDLSKCLVICPDKRGNIARFVNGINNHTIEGKKKQNCKCVRYDVNGECRVFLVATRDIAKGEKLYYDYNGYEHAYPTHNFI; this comes from the exons GCGGAATTCTTGACCCCGTGTATGATGCTGCCATCTTCGGTGCCGCGAAAAAGGTACAAGAAAATTGAAGAGATTTTGGCGGTGGCCAAGTATGCCGTGGTGGAACGAGCTGATTACAGTGATGTGAGCTGTGAGGAGTGTGGTTCTGGTGATCGACCTGATGAGCTGCTCCTGTGCGATAAATGTGATAAGGGGTTCCACATGAATTGCCTGAGGCCTATCGTTGTCAGGGTTCCCATTGGATCCTGGCTTTGCCCGAGCTGTTGTGGACAAAGAAGAGTAAGAA GATTTTCACAGAAGAAgatttttgacttttttagGATTCAGAAGTGTTCTGATGCGATGGACAGTTATCTGTCTCCACAAG ATTCTAGAAAGCGTCGGAGAAGGTGGGCGCCTCCAGTATTTCAGAAGAAGCGGAGGAGACTCTTGCCATTCATTCCACACGAAGATCATGCCCAGAGGCTGAAAGAGATGAGTTCACTTGCCTCCGCCTTGACAGCATTACAGATGGAGTTCAGTGATGATCTACACTACTTGCCGGGATTAGCACCTCGATCAGCCAACCAGGCCAAGTTCGAAATTGGTGGCATGCAG GTCCTTTCGAAAGAAGATATGGAGACATTGGAGCATTGCAGAGCTATGTGTAAGAGAGGAATGTGCCCACCTCTTATAGTGCGTTTCGATCCATGCGAAGG TTTCACTGTTGAGGCGGATGCCCCGATAAAGGATATGACTCTAATCACAGAGTATGCAGGTGATGTTGATTTCCTTGAGAACCGGAAGACTGATGACTGTGACAGCATCATGACCCTTCTCTTGGCGAGTGATCTATCTAAGTGTCTCGTCATTTGCCCAGATAAACGTGGAAACATAGCTCGCTTTGTTAACGGGATTAATAACCACACCAT TGAGGGTAAGAAGAAGCAGAACTGCAAGTGCGTGAGGTACGATGTGAATGGTGAATGCCGGGTCTTTCTGGTTGCTACTCGCGATATTGCCAAGGGCGAGAAGCTATATTATGACTACAATGGATATGAGCATGCATACCCTACTCACAACTTCATCTAG